The Sparus aurata chromosome 12, fSpaAur1.1, whole genome shotgun sequence sequence TGAAGAAGTTTGTTTTAATCGATTGCagatatttttaatttgatcGGTAAATCGTTGTGTATGAATGCTAATGCGAGATGTATCATGTTCCTTACAGTGTTTTTTGGTTGGTCAGAtcttttagatttttgttttcaaaagttGAAATCTGCCACAgtcccattccatgaagctgaaactgacaacaacaacgacaacaacaaaaaaagaagcctgtgttttgaaatgtgcaattttgtataaaaaaatgcTGAACTCTTGGTGATGAGAACTCAGAGCAGATGTCTGCTTCCGTTTATCTGTTTTGATGAGTCAAACATGTCAGAATCTGACAGATCCCCCCACCGCAACAATTTACATAAACGGAAAACACAAGTTACTGGTGTCTGCGTATTCTATCAGATATGTTTAACTCCATACAAGACACATCTCTATATCTGCTGGTTTATCTATCATGTGTACAACAGGTTGTTTTCTATGAATGTCAGGTTCATTAATCATATTGATGAAGGAATCTATCTTATCTTTGCAGTCAGGCCGACACAACAGAAGGGGCACGTGCATGTTATTTTCAATGAGAAGGAGAGTTTATTTCTACAGCACAGTTCAGACACAAGACAACTGAAAGTGCCTCATAAAATTAAGTTGCATTTAAAGGACAAAAAGACAATTTAAGCAAGTAAATAGTTACAGATTTAAAAAGTTATTTATCTGATTCACTGGAAATCCACAGTAATGTCTAAAGTCCTGATTTAAACGAGATGCTGTCAGGTATTCAGGAAGATTTACAGCATACAAACTACAACTGAGTAAACCTAGCTGAGATGACCTGACGGGGTCTGGATGCTTTGTGACATATTAACAAATGAGAGATTAATTTAGGCCTGGTGAACATTTAGTGCTTGACAGACAAGTTACCTGATTTTAAAATCTATCTTTTGACATTCAGGAAGCCAGTGCAGTggtttaaaggacaagttcacccaataGTGAACATTCAGatattatctactcacccctgtgctgatggaaagtcaggtgaggttTCACGGTTGTAGCATTCGCCTAAATAACTGAGGAAGATGGggactaaaaaaacaaaaaaagactaaCATAATTTTAGTTCCCTTTTAATCTGTCTTGTTCGATGCAAAAAGACAATTTCAGTTTTCCCATTGTTAACTACTAGAACTTTCCAACACATCCGCTCTCTGATCAGTTATCTGATACTTATCCATTTGTTCAATGAACGTACTCCACAAACATAAGGACTGTATCTAAGTGGCGACACTGTCATGAAGAGTTGTTTGTCATCTGCATAAGTGTGGTAGGAGATGTTATAATGTTCCATAATCTGGACAAGGGGGCTGAGAATAGACCCTTGAGGAACTCCAGATCttactttttttattgacaAATAGCCCCCATTAGGGATTTTGACAGTTACTTGGTCATCTGTTAACCACAAGAATATTGTGGACTGGATACCCAAGCAGCCCAAGGTCAAAGGTGATTCAGGCTAAAAGATGTTCAgaaacaaaaggcaaaaaagtcaaatttatgTAACGTTTGATGCCACTCTTTAGCTTGCTACTAGCACAATACTGTATCTCTTTAAGAACAATCACCCTGCTGCCCTGTCTGAGGATGGCTCAGAGCCAAATATGAAGTCACTTCTATAGCCAGGGGGAGAAGGTGTGCACATTGGTTGTCAGAAAATCATGCTGCCAATCGGTGTGGTAGAGTGCGAGGGATTCATTGAGTTAGTTCTGCAACACTGAGTACGTTATGACATCGAGAGCTACTGTACTATGACTTGTGAAAGCACtttgagaagaagaaggagtgagTCCAGAGCAGACGAGCTAACACTGGTTCCGATAAGCGACTCCTGGATGGCTCTCACAAACAAAATTTCACGTAATTTTTCggtttttttcttaaatattaACCTGTCAGTTACTGGTATGGGTGCAAGCTTATCAAAAGCTGTATTAAATGAAACTGACATCTCTATCGCTATCTTGCAACTATGATTTTAACCAATTTCCTACAGTAGCAGAAAGTCCGACCCACTCTGGTCTGTTGATCAGTATTTTATGATCAGCTGTGTTGAATGCAGCACAGAGATCCAGTAATACCAGAGGGTGTGACAGGAAGCAAATAAAGATATCCTCTTGGGCCGAGTGGTCCAACATCCATAACACGAAACCACAATATCCCGGTACGAatctgtggggaaaaaaaaacaattttataaTCATAAAAATCATATaagttcctgtttttttttcacctttaaacTCTCAACAAGAATTTACATGCAACAACACTAAGGACATTTTTGGTTGCAGATGAGCGtttctaaaatgtttgagtGACCGACAATATTGTGGTGATCTTCAAGTCCTTCACCAACCTTGCAGATAGTGATGTTGTCATAGGGTGAGGTAAAATGGGAGCTGTCTCCCTCCCATCCTCCTGTCAATCATTCTCCCCCCGAACAATAGCACGGCATGAGCGACGACGGCTCCACTGCGGGATAAACAAGACTCTAATCccgctcctctctctccactctgcCTGGTCTCAGCAGTATAAGCTGCACACGGGCCGGCCCGTACTTTACTAATATGATTAAGCGCCAGTGGGCGGAAGCAACATATGTGTGGTCCCAAACTGAGGACACCCGTCTCCAAAACCATTTTTATGATGAGCGCTGCACCTTGTTTCACCCAAAGAACACGCCAAAGTGTCAAAATTAATGAAGTCAGTCATCTACGAAGGtctgcatgatttaaaaatagagagaaaacaGGCCATCTGCCTCTTAGCATAGTGGAGCAGGGAGGATTAAATCCAGATTATGGCCGAGgcaaaatgttgtgtgtgtgtgtgtgtgtgtgtgagtgtgtgtgtctgttgctgGTCGTCAGTGTGTCCTTGGCTCCATAGTCAAGCAGCAGGTTAGCTAGAGAGCTACCACTGGATTTGACGGCTATAGGAAGGCGTACCGGAGGGGCACCGTAACGGGAGCAAgcgtccttttttttttgcttatcCACAAAAAATTATTGTCGTTCTCGCAGAGTAAACAGTCACACAGCTCAAGATGGCTTTCTTgatcaagagcatgattgggaACCCCCTGTCAGGAATGGGTCTTGGTGGTGGAGGTGACAAAGAAGAGGAGGCCACCCCCACAGATCCAGCCAAAGCAGCAGGGATGACACGAGAGGAGTATGAAGAGTACCAAAAACAGTTGGTGGAGGAGAAGTAAGTAGCAACAGTTGTCCACTTTGAATTGATGCCATCGGGCCCCATCGGGAAAACCCAGCATGGCTGCACAATGTATAATCTGACCTTGACGAGCTGTTTTCTCCTTCTGCATTTACAACCCTTCACTGTTTTCCCACCACActtaactgtgttttttaaaatcgaCACCAAATGTAAACTCTCATATATTCATAATTTCCATGATTTTACAATTAGCAAGCAGTTTTGGAGAGATGCATCTGTTGCTGAAGGTCACAGCAGAACGCCACAGTGCatcttttctttgcttttcccTGAATCGACGACATAATAACCCACCGAGGGCCAAAGGTCGCACAGGACCTGGATCAATAATCTCCCATAATCTGTCATCTGTTTCATGCATCATTTTTCTCGGGGGACATTTTGAGAGACAATCTAGTTCTGAACACAACTGATTGAGGAATTGTAAAATGGCTGTTTTAAAACATGGACTTTGGTGCAATAAATGTGAGAACATTTATGCCGAATTACCAAAAAAATCCAACGGTtaaggaggaagaaggagttgGTTCAGATAATGAATCACAATCctgcaagaaaacaacaactatTAAATCATATTAATCAGTTTTCtacaatatatacattttactgtcaatcatattttatttgttatttttttgagtATCTACTGaatcttttttaaaagatatttaaagcTCTACAGTTATATTAAAGTCACAGCTCCTTTCACTAAAGTAATACAAtgtacacatacagtacaaagcAACAGTGTGATTAATctcctaatttttttttatttttattgtgtaaatattgaatatttttgttttaaattttacTAATCTGCAGTTTGGATTTTGGTGATACAGCATAGATTTTGCAGCATCAAGCAGATCCTGTCAGCCTGTGTTACATAACAAGATTAATCCTGCCCTCCCCTCGCCTGTGTTTAGGAAATCacaatttgttttaaaagacaacaaaaaagctGGCAGCGGCCTCCATAATAGCGGATTTTCTAGAATCGTGTTCACATCTGCAACAAATAAATCCCGATCAACGCAAATATTACAGAACATGAAGAACCTTGATATTCTCCTTAAAATTTTTTTGACTGTTTGACACCTCAGTTCAcagactgtgttgttgtttcactACAGTTCGAGTTGGCTTCATAGCAAATCTGCTTGACTCAGTCTGGCCTAATAATCCCATCTTTAATTGGCTGAGGGAAAGTACGTGAGACTCACCTCAAAGATGCAGGAAGACGCAGGGTCTCGCACAGTGCAGACTGCTGGAATCAATAAAATGAGATCTGATGGCTTGATTCAAAGTTCAAATATGgtgaattattattttctgaTAGGCTAAAACCACTTATGTTGCAACAAAATCTGATTAGGACACAGCTTTAGTGCATTTTCTATCATATTTATTCAAAGGAAGTAACACTGCTGTCAATGAAAGTAAAGTTGTTAAATGACAGAGGCAAAGATTTGAGTCTACAGGATATTAAATCTtcaaaaaaactgtaaataaccCCTGATGATTTGATGATTTTAGGAAAACAAAAATTGTGCCAAAATATTTTAGCAGTTTCATCATGTTGTGTAAAGAGAAACTTATGAAACTAAACCTAAGATGTCATAACGCTTATAACTTGAGCACAAAACTGGCATTTCCTTAAAATAAATAGTTTGgggatgttttaaaaatagtccGCCTTGAATGAAAAGaacacaaaaatacatctgTTGTTGTAACAAAACTATATATTGATTATTACAAATGAAATATGCGATTTTTCAGACATTATGTTTAAATGACCTTTAGGTGAACTGGAGGATGTTTGTGTTGAGCTGAACTGTCTCTCTGTTGTTTATCTGACCGGGCTGGTGTGTATGTGCAGCACACTGGATTAAGAAACAGTTAAGCAAAACATTTTGCgagagaaaaacagtttttcctGAAAATCAAAAATCCGTTCTGCTGCTGTTGAGCCGTTGAGCCGAGCACAAACACGAGATCATGAAATTTCACCTTGCTGGGATTTGCCTGctaataatgtgttttatttccatttcaggatggagagagatgCAGAATACTTAAACAAGAAGGCCGAGAGGGCGACGCTGAGGGTGTGTCTGAGAGACAAATACAGACTGCCAAAGGTACAGTTAATTTTCTACATCTCATTTAATTGTATACATTAATCTCAATTAATTTCTATTTGGTAGTGTTGttatttctccttttctttgttttgtttggcttGATGTCATTGTAAATGAGGGGTGACCTTCAATGATCTGTCGAGCTTAAAAACAGGTTGGCTGGTGGATTGGTTGGTGGGTTGGTGGGTTGTTGGGTTGATTGGTGGGTTGTTGGGTTAGCTGTTGGGTTGGTGGGTTGGCTGGTGGGTTGTTGGGTTGATTGGTGGGTTTTTGGGTTAGTTGTTGGGTTAGCTGGTGGGTTGTTGGGTTGGCTGGTGGGTTGTTGGGTTAGTGGGTTGATGGGTTGATTGGTGGGTTTTTGGGTTAGTTGTTGGGTTGTTGGCTTGGCTGGCGGGTTGTTGGGTTTTTGGGTTAGTTGTTGGGTTGGCTGGTGGGTTAGTGGGTGGGTTGGTTGGTGGTCTGACTCACTAACTCACTGACTGATTCACAAAGGACAAATGGTTGATCTGATTATTTTCAAGGTAACACTTTTCTTTAACCCCCCCCTTTAAGCATTTATAATCTCTATATAGATACGTAATAAACGGTTTATAAAACAATATAATGTGATAATAATATAAGTagatttaaagacatttttagtgTTTATCATTGTTCAGTATTTGTAGGTGATTATCACTgcttaaatgaaaacatgtttgacattataacaactctgtttgaccATATTGTGATTTATATTGTAGCATCAATTTACACAGCAGCCTCCCATTAAGTGTTTTACACCATGtattaaacatttgtaaagGTTTATACACATCAgttaaaactttatattttaatccaaataatgtttatagatgaactacatagtatttattaaccatttacacaGTTTTATAAAGATCAGTTGCAACTTAACAATATACACATGCTTGATAAATGGTTCAtaaagtattttattgtttgttatcaACTGAAGTTTAACCAACCATAAATGTACAATTTATTAATGACGGTTGTTATCAAGTGAAGCATTTTACTTCACTCTCCCATTAAGCATATATAATAAGCACTTtataaatatgtaataaacaGTTTATAACAACTATAATAAAGACTAAATAAGAAGAATAAAGATTGTTTTTTAGTGATTATAACTTATTTGTTTAATATATTTTCTATATTATTGTGTTTATGCACCAGTATCAACTTATCGATGCCAACAGGCGTTATAATTGTTGTAAACAATTTAAACCTGTTTTTAAATAGTCATGTAGTTCTTATAAAATGATAACTCAGGGGTATTTCAGTAAACTGGATTTATTTAGTGCCAAATCACAAGAGAAGTTACCTGATGGCACTTTTCATTAAATCAGGTCGACCGTACACCTCTATCAGATAATACACTACTTTTTTCAGTCTTTGAATTAGAATGGGTTTCATAAATCAACACTCCTGCCCTGACTGCACAGGTAGATCAACAAATAGCTGCTCCATGCTCGGGGTTATCCTTATCTAACAGCAGCTCTTGGCAGCTGAAGCTCGGACGACAGGAGGCGGAAGCCATGCCAGTAGATTAGTGAGGAAGACGTTGAAAGAGGCGTCCTGGAGACGTTAGCCTATACACGTCCCATATTGCACCTTGAGTCTTACAAAGCCAAATGCTGCTGAACAGGTGTCCCAGGCTCATTAAGGAGCAGCGGGCAGCGTGAACTGAATCTACTTTAGTGGATGTCAAGCGAGCGACTGCGCCTTTTTAAAAAGGACTGTTAAAGAGAAATAAGACGTAATGGAGGGAGCACAAAAGGTATGTTGGGATTTTATAAGAGCTGTGCggtgtcttcttcttctaatccCCATAAATTACTCTAGAGGTGAAAACTTGCTTGTAGTTGTTTTTATGGCAAAAGAGCAATTTCCTACCACAGCTTTTCTAATATGCTGATTTTTATCCATCTGAATGCAGCGATGACCTTCGCTCAGGAAACTGTCAGACATCATTATTGTTCAGTtttctcctttaaaacaaaGGCTGCGTTTCTTTtcacttccttctctttttGAATTGAACCCACACACATATATGATGAGGACAATGGCAGGAGCCTCTACATATAGATCTAATTAACTTCAATAAATGATGTTTACATTTGCAGAAAAGAACAAGTGACAATGAGATGACGTGTGTTTATGAGAACTAAATGGGTTTCCAGCAACAATAAGGCACCTGAAGGGATCCTGTTGTGTCGAGTCTTTTCTTTTACCTGGTTGGAGGTCGACAACACATGCTCACactttgaaaatataaatgtatataaaggTGCCAGTTCACATTAGTGTTGTCTAATGGAATTAGAGTCTCGTGCGACGCTATCGAAGGTATCTTTAGACTATCGCTGGGATTCGGAGTTGAGAGGCTAAAGCAGGGCCGAGATAATCCCACAGATTGACGTTTAAAGAAGCCACAGTGGTACCTATGGCATGACTCCTCCACATATTAAGTGATTAGATTGAGTTGGCTTCAAACTGAGCGTTTATATTTACGTGCAGTGAGTCAGTGAAGTCGAGCTCGCGTcagaaaaaatgttggaaaacgtGGAAAGCAGAAGATCCTCGAGCTCAGCTACTCGAATGTGGATTAAGATCCAAGAGTTCATCTGTCAGCTTGTGTCCTTGTCCGCCTGTTTGCTCATAGtttgagttaaaaaaacaaaaaactatgtcatttattttaaagtaattttGCTCAAAAGTATTGTTTTTCCCTTTATGTTGTCCATTTTTTATAAAGAGATTTTAAATATTGAGATATCTTGCGTACCGTGATATACTGTAGTCCATCCCTACAGAAATTCAACATTTAATTCAAAAACAAAGACCTATTCTTAGTGTTTTAAGTTTTgatcttcatgttttttcattCCGATTGAGGTCAAATCAAAAGAGGACAATATAATAAGTCAAAAAGCATCCAGAAATGTAGGTTTATAGGATTTTCTAAGACGAACGATGGTCAACACGTGCCGAAGGAATGTCAGATTTGAGTCCAGCAGTGGGACGTTGTGCTGTAAATTGTGGGAATCAGGGAAGGCAGACAGTATGTTAATCTTGTAACAAGCCTTTAAGCCAGACTTTGGGTTGTAACAGGCCTTTAAGCCAGACTTTAGGTTGTAACAGGCCTTTAAGCCAGACTTCAGGTTGTTGACTTTGGTGAATTATAATGCAATGCCATAAATATTACATCTTTTTTAGGAGcaggaaaccaaaaaaaatgcCCGACCTCATGTCTGGTACTAAAGTGACATCATGGAGAATTATTTTAACTCTTCTATTACTGTTCCAGTGAAACCACGGGCAATTCTAAGAGggaaatgtgaatatttatgaATAAGTGCTTCAAATCTAATACATTCTCAATTTTAAAACGAGCGAGCAGCTTCATGTTCTGATGACTTCATATCCCAAAAAGAGGCCCATTGTGACACTTCTGACCTTGTTCCCTGTTGTCGTCCGCAGAGCGAGCAGGACGAGAACATGATCGAGATGGCCGGGGACGACGTGGACGTGCCCGAGGAGCTGCTCAAGATGGTGGACGAGGACGCCACGGAGGAGGAGGGCAAGGAGTCCATCATGGGCCAGTTTCAAAACTTGCAGAACATGGACATGGACCAGCTGAAGGAGAAGGCCTCGGCCACCGTCACCGAGCTGAAGAGCAAAGCGGAGGAGAAGTGCTCCGTCATGTGAACGCTGGCCTGTGCGCGATGAAGAAGAGGAATGGAAGAAGACGAGAAAATAAATCTGCAGAGTGAAACCGCCTACGAAATGTTAAAGCACTAAAAAAGGCACATCATCTTAAAAAATGAAGCCTGGCCACTTACCAGTCTCCTTACACTGAAGGATATACGTTTCCCGTGTTAGCTTGTTACTGCAATACACTGAAAATACTTAAATTAAAACCAGGGTGCCCCCATCTCTCCTTCACTTTCTTTAGATCAATTATGTAGAAAAGTGATATTCCCGGTCAAAATCGTGCTTCTCACCAGCACAGGCCACCAAACGTCTCAaagattttgattatttgtgatgaaatgttctgtttgttgTAAAAAAGAGACGCTTAAAGTCTCTGAAAGTGTGATTTTATCagtcaaataaacaacaatatacCAAGACTAACCAAAAAAAATACCTTATTTAAGTCACAAAATTCAATCCTGTCTGAGTGTTTGAACTTTCCTGTTGGTTTGCTGATTATTctagattaattttttttcttttgtatgtgttgtttgaTGATATGTAGACTGTTCTCTTCTTTTGGTTGTTGTTACAGAGCACAACCTTTTGAATTCCACCACGTTCACGCTCTAATCGTCATAAAAACGAGCCTGAAACATTCGCAGATTTATACAAATACTGAatcttaaaaaatgtattccaacaatgtacataaacacagaaatataTGGAGGTCAACAAATGTATTGTTCAAATAAAGATGTATATACGTGAAATATGTCTGCGTGTGTCTCTACTAATCTCCACGTGTAAGTCAATTATGATTAATTCAGACCATCACTGATCCTAATTTCAGGAGAAAACACTGTGTTatctttattaaatgtattaaacttCTCGTCTCAAATCCTTCTGATGCGGTCAGCCGCACTGAAAAGAATTCTGTCGTACAAACCATCAAACATTCAGATTAACTGACAATTAATCCCATTTACCTGAATCAGGGCTAATGcagtgaataaagaaaaaaggtcTTAATTTAATTGGGCATTATCCAAACACTTGTTAGGGATGATTAGTCAgaacgagggagggagggagagagggagagagggagagagggagggatccTCAACATTTAGAGTTTCACATGAACCTAAGTTTAAACGGCTGTGGATTTATGAAGTCTGGAGATTAACATCTAATAGGATCAGCAGAGCCAAGGTTGTCAGCCTGTgccccgctctctctctctctctttatctctctctctccccctctgtccctctctccttctgtctctctccctctttctccctctctctctctct is a genomic window containing:
- the cplx4a gene encoding complexin-4a → MAFLIKSMIGNPLSGMGLGGGGDKEEEATPTDPAKAAGMTREEYEEYQKQLVEEKMERDAEYLNKKAERATLRVCLRDKYRLPKSEQDENMIEMAGDDVDVPEELLKMVDEDATEEEGKESIMGQFQNLQNMDMDQLKEKASATVTELKSKAEEKCSVM